TTCTCGAACAAGAGGTGCATAGGGCTGCCCACAACCAAAACGTGCCTTCCGCCGGCTAACCGGCGGTCCAGCAAGTAGTCCAAGCGCGCGGAAGAAAAATAGTCTGCAAGAGCCTGGTGACTATCTTCTCCGGCGATAACCAGCGCATCTGCCGCGAGCGCCTGACTGCCAGAAGGAGACAGATCTACTTGGCAACCTGCACTGGTTAATAAATCCTGCAGCCCTTTTGCTTCCTCGTGGAGCGGGAAGAAAGCAACGTTCATTCGCCTTTTTTCTTTCGCCTCATAGCTTTGCGCAACGCTTTTAGTCCTGCCATTCGGCCCATGCGGGAGGCATCAATGTTTTCGTAGTCGGCGGGAGTAGATTTTCCTAGCAACAGATCCTCCACGCGCCCATCGGCAGTGGAGATTACTAGCCCTGCCGGTAGGTCTGCCCCTTCGGCCCCCTTCTGGTAGCGTCTTGCGATCACCTGCCCGGAGACACCGGGTTCGCCCTGGTCCCCGTTCCCTAACCAACTAACCAGGAGCACGACTCCAAGCGGGGAGGTCTGTGAAAGCAGCTTTGCCAGTTCATCTGCTTTCTTCGGCATTGGCCGATCCGCTCCCAAAAGCGCATTTAGGTCGTCCTCGGGATCGGGTTCCACCTCGAGCCAAACGGCAGCCCCCGTATCAGTCATCAGCACCTGTCCAGGTAGAGATGACATTGCGAGAACTGCGGCTACGGCCTCGACAGAAGCCAGCGGCGTCATTACTAAAGCCACAGAGCGGGCATGCGAATCGGCCTCACCCATCTGCCCGGTCAGCTCGCGCAGCGCCTCATCCCAGTCGTCACCAATTTCCTCGCTCATGTCCCCTCCTGCCGGTAACCAATGTTCCTAGCCTAATCGTTTGCTGAGGCCAGCTCTTGCGCGACTGCCCTGGAGCGGTAACGCTCCGCCCCCAGCGAACCGGTTGCCATCTTGTTAATTATCATCGCGATGGCGCCGTCGCCGGTAACGTTGCAGGCAGTGCCGAAGGAGTCAATGGCTACATAGAGAGCTACCATCAGCCCGTACATCGGATCGGTAAATGCCAGCATGCCCTGCAGCACTCCTTGCGCTGCGGTAATTGCACCCCCCGGCACGCCCGGGGCAGCGATCATGGTAATTCCGAGCATGGCAATGAATCCGGCATAGGTGCCGAAGGAAACGCTTACCCCGCTCATGTACAGGACAGCCATCGAGAAGGCCACGATCTTAACAGTCGAGCCAGCAAGATGAATGGTGGCGCACAACGGCACGGTAAAGGAAGCGACCTCGGTAGACACCCCGTTCTTTTCAGAACAGCGCAGCGTTACGGGAATGGTGGCTGCGGACGAAGCGGTGCCAAGCGCGGTCAGGTAGGCAGGCATCATGCGACCCAACGCCACCAATGGGTTGGTGCGGGCGATAACACCGGCGAGTAGGTACTGCAGGATCAGCATCACGAAAGTTAGCAGGATAGAAACAATTACGATCTTAACCATTGCCACAATTACGGAGGCAATTTCGCCGGACTTAGTTAGGTTCATGAAGATGCCGAAAATATGCAGAGGCAGTAGCGGCACGATTGTCTTCTTGATCGTGGCCAACATGATGTTGCGGAATTCGCGCATGCCCTCACGCATTATTCGAGAATCCACCGAAGCCACCCCAATGCCAAGCAGGAAGGCAAGCACGAGGGCGGTAAACACGTCGAAGACGGGAGGAATAGTGAAGTCGTCCCCCAGTAGTGAAGAAACGGCTCCCCCCGGTGCCCCAAGTTTCACCATCTTCTGCCCCGCCAGCAGACTGGGATATAGCGCCTTTGTCACAAAGTAGGTGGCAAAGCCCGCAAAGAGAGTTGACCCATAGGCAATCAAGGTGGTGATCAGTAGCCACTTCCCAGCGCTTGCCCCCAAATCCGCCAGCGCTGGCGCAACGAGGCCGACAATGATCAGTGGAACCACAAATCCGAGGTACTGACCAAACACAGCATTGAAGGTAGCGAAAGGAACCACGAACCAGTTGGGTACGAACAGACCGAGTCCGATACCGGCTGCAATCGCGACCACCACCCAGAACAGCAGCGTACGGAAGACCTTTGGCATCTTGATATGAGCCATGAATTTATCTCTCCATATAGACAAAGGGGCAAATTACACTGTAAATTCCACGTTCGCGGTTATCGCCCTCAACCATCATATGAAACTTTTCCTCTCAGATAGCGTGCATGATATGGCCCACTTCTCCCCCGCATGCCCCAGCGGTAGCCGACCGGTAACATTAACCGCGTGCGAATCGTAAATCTTCTAGACCGCGGACCAATCGACTACTTGGAAGGGGATCGCACGCAGCGGCAAATCCACGCCGAGGTGGCAGCCGGGCGCAGCGAAGACACCCTGATCCTGCAAGAGTTTAAGCCGACCTGGACTGCTGGACGGCGAACCAAGCCCCAAGACATTCCGGATACCACTATCCCGGTAATCGAAATGGATCGCGGCGGCTCTGTCACCTGGCACGGACCGGGGCAACTAGTGTGCTATCCCGTAGTCAAACTCGCCGAGCCTATAGATGTGGTCAAGTTTGTCCGCAACATCGAAACTGGCGTACGCCGTTGCATAGAAGATAACTGGCATATAAAAACGGACATTGTAAAAGGGCGCTCCGGGGTGTGGATTCTGCGGCCAGGCATGCAAGATCGAAAAATCTGCGCCATCGGCGTCAAGACTGCACTTGGCACCACGATGCACGGCCTCGCCCTGAACTCCTACCCGGACATCGAATCCGGCTTCGGCAAGATTATTCCCTGCGGCCTAGCGGACGCCGGGGTCACTTCTCTTGAAGTCGAAGGAGCGCATGTATCCTTGCCAGACGTCGCCAAGGCCCTCGTGCCCGCCCTGGAAGAGGCACTCCAAGAAAACCGACAGGCAGGAAACTAAACTAGATGTCTACCGTTCCAGATCCTGAAGGCCGCAAGCTCCTTCGCATCGAGGTTAAGAACTCGCAAACCCCTATCGAGAAGAAGCCAGCTTGGATTAAGACCAAGGCGGTTAGCGGCAAGCGCTACATGGAAATGCGCCAGCGCGTCCGAGACGCGGGCTCCCACACGGTATGTGCAGAAGCCGGTTGCCCCAATATCTTCGAATGTTGGGAAGACCGCGAGGCAACGTTCCTAATCGGCGGCGCCCTATGCACCCGCCGCTGCGACTTCTGCGATATTGCCACCGGCAAGCCCACAGAATACGACAAAGACGAACCTCGCCGCGTCGCCTCTGAAATCGCTGCCCTACAGCTCAACTACGCCACTGTTACCGGGGTCTCCCGTGACGATCTAGAGGACGGTGCCTCCTGGCTGTACGCCGAGACCTGCCGGCAGATCCACCAGCAATCGCCCAGCACAGGGGTGGAGCTGCTGGTAGACGATTTCCGGGGCAAAGATGCTGCCCTCGACGAAGTGTTCTCTTCCAAGCCGGAAGTATTTGGACATAACCTCGAGACGGTGCCGCGCATCTTCAGGAAGATCCGCCCAGCATTTAGGTACGAACGGTCCCTAGAGGTGCTGCGCAAAGCCCACGACGCCGGACTGATCACCAAGTCCAACTTCATCCTGGGAATGGGCGAAACTACTGCCGAAATTGTGGAGGCGATGAAGGACATGCGCTCCGCGGAGGTAGACCTGCTGACCATTACCCAGTATCTGCGTCCCTCGCCCCTCCACCACCCCATCGACAGATGGGTAAAGCCAAAGGAATTCGTAGAACTCTCTAAGATCGCCTACGATCTGGGCTTTAAAGGGGTAATGTCCGGGCCGATGGTGCGCTCGTCCTACCGTGCTGGACGCCTGTGGGCCAAAGCGATGCGCGCCAACGGTAGCCCGCTCACGCCCGAACAGGAACGGCTGTACTTTGAGGGCACTACCCGCCAGGAAGCCTCAACGCTCCTGGCGGACAACCCCGCCCTCGCTAACGCTTAGACCAGTTTCGCAGCGGCCCTGCGGTCATGCTTGCCCGTGGGGCCGAGCGGAATCTGATCTACCAGTACCAGCTTTCGCGGCAGTTTAAACCGGGCAATATATTTCTCTGCCCAGTTTCTGACCTGTTCTAACGAGGGCGGATTCTGCCCCGGGACAGCGACCACGGCTATGGTCTCTCCCCACTTCGGGTCCGCAGCTCCGACCGTGCACCAATCTTTTAGTCCGGCAATGCCCGCGAGCGCCCGGTCTACTTCGGCGGGGTGAATGTTCTCTCCTCCCGAAATTACGATCTCTTTGGAACGGCCGACAATAGTGAGTAGGCCCTCTTCGTCCCAATGGCCTACATCGCCGGTAGCCAAGGGGGCTTCTTCAAGCACTATCTGCCCCTGCCGTAGCCATCTACTTACCACGTTGGGCCCGCTGATTGTCAGCTCCCCATCTACCCCGGGTTCGGTTACGGGCTCGCCGGAATCGTCGCACACTTCCACCCGCGTGTAGGGGAATGCGCGCCCGGCCGCAATGGGATGGTCGGCAAGAAGCCGCTGGGGCAAACAGGTACAGGTGGCCGCCGCCTCGGTCATTCCCCACACGTGGATCGGGGTAAGCCCAACGCTAATCATCTGGAGCGCCAGATCCCTGTCCAACGGCGATCCTCCCACGAGCGGAATTCTAAAGTCAGGCAGGTCTTTTGCGGTGAAATCCGGCTGAGAACACAGCGCCTTGAACATTGTCGGGACAGCGAACATAGTATTCACATGCCACTTCTTCAACGTTTGCACTAATTCGGCGGGGCGGAATGCTGGCACGATCACTACTGTGCCGCCGCTACAGAACAGATCAGTAGACAGCCCGTTGAAGCCACCAATGTGGGACAGCGGCACAGCTACCGCCAACGTGTCGCGTCGATCGTAGCCAAAACCTTCCCTAAGGTTCCGCCACCCCCACCAGAGATTGGCATGAGTCAGCACTGGCCCCTTAGGTTCACCGGTCGTACCGGAAGTAAAAATGATAGCGGCAGGCGTATCCTCCGTGCACTCGACCGGCTGTGCCGTAATAGGGGAAAACCCGCCCAACCAATGCAGCCAATCCTGGCGAATAGGCACGACCTTTGCCTCCCACGAGTCACAATCAGCCCGATCCGTGAACACGAGCTTCGGCCGGGCCCTCCGCAGCAAATCCGTTACCTCGGCTCCAGAGAGGCGAACATTGATCGGATTTACAATTGCTCCTAACCAAGCGCATGCCGCATAAGTAAGCAGATGCAACGGGTGATTGGCACAAACTAACGAAACCACGTCGCCAGCGTGCACGCCCTCACCGTCTAGAAAATTCGCCAAGCGAGACACTACCTCTAGGCTCTCTTCGGCGGTCAGCTGGCCTCCAGGAAAAACAAGGTTTACCTTGTCGGGTTCGCGAAATACTGCCCGCTTCAGATGGGAAACCGGAGAAAAATCTACATTTGAAAAAGACATGCGCGCACCTTTCAGCCAATACAAAACCCGCCCCTTAGGGCGGGAACACCAGCTACCTAGCCAGTGACGGGAAACGAATTTTACGAATACCCCTGGCAATGCCGAAAGTAACTAGTACAGAAACGGCCCACATGCACCACAGGATAGAAACAGCCATAGTCAGTTTCGTAAGCGCAGAAAGAATCAGCGATAACGCCACAAACCAAATCAGCAACACCAAAATGTACAGACTCAGCGGCCCCTGCAGCCCTCTTCGCGCTGCAAGCACCCCCAAGATAGCCAGCCCCACGGCAAGTGCGATGAGCCCGACAATGCGCATGCCAAGGTGTGAATCAGCGACGTTAAACAGTGCAACCGAACCCAATCCGAATGACACCAACATGTCAGCAGTTAGGATTCGCCTAGCAAAAGAGCGATTTCGCCTACGAATACCGGCCCTTTTAGAACTTGTCTTACTGTCCACGCTGCCTCCTCACCCCGACAGTTTATCCCGATGCCGGTAGACTTTGCCCATGGACACAATCGAGGTAAAAGGTTCGATACGCCTAGGACAATTTCTGAAACTCGCCGGAGTGGTAGAAGACGGAGCTACCGCCCGACTCGCAATCCAAAGCGGCGACGTTGAAGTAAACGGAACTACAGAAACAAGACGTGGATCCCACTTGAGCGACGGGGACATAGTGACGGTGCACTACCCCGACGGAGAAACCGGCGACATCGCAGTTAAGGTTATTGCCTAGCCTGACACTGCGGGCACACGCCCCAATAAATTACCTCGGCTTTTTCCACTTTGAACCCCATGTCATCCTTTGCTTGCAAACATGGGGCATGCCCAGTAGCGCAAGGGATATCGACCATTTTGTCGCACACTCTGCACACCATGTGGTGGTGGTTATCGCCCAGATCAATCTCGTATCTAGCCCGCACCCCGGCAGGCTCTACCCGATTCAAAATGCCTCGCTGGGTGAGCACGTTCAACGTGTCATAGACGGTCTGCCCCGACACTGATCCGAGTTCGTCCTCGACAATTTCCCGAACCTGATCAGCATTTGCGTGAGGAGACTTAGCCAGAGCCCGAAGCACAGCAAGGCGCGTTCCAGTAACGCGCAAACCCGCCCTCCTAAGCAGGCCGCTATGCGAGCTCATGAGCTCCCCCTATTCCGCTAGACAATTAGGTCCAAGCAGCTCCTTCAGTTCGGCGAACAAGGATGCCTCTGGTTTTACCTTAAGAGAGGCGTCACATTCAGCAACCACTGTCCGCCCAGCACCAGACAACCTTAGATTCACCGGCGCAGGCCCAGGATGGGCCTGGAAAATCTGCTTTAAGGACTCTAACAGAGGCCTCGTGCAATTATTCATGTGCATGGCTAAGGTCACTGGTTCATCACCGGTACGAGTGAGCTCCAGAATCTTCATGGACTCAGCGTTCAGCTCCACCCCACCCTCGCGTCGAGAAAGGCGGCCCGTAACAGACACGATCTGGTCAGGCTGTAACCGTTCCGAAACTGTCTGATAGGTGGACGGGAAGAACTGCGATTCAATGGATCCAGACAAGTCCTCGATAGTAACGATCGCCCACAGGTTACCGGTCTTGGTAGTACGCCGCTGCACGTTAGTAATTAGCCCAGCAATCGTTACCCTAGAGCGATCCGGGCGCGATTCGTCCTCTTTAATATCGCTAATGGAAGCATCAGAGTTCTGCGACAGGCCCATCTCTTGGCCGGCAAGCGGGTGATCCGAGACGTACAGTCCGAGCATCTCGCGTTCGAAGCCCAACTTTTCCTTTCTGTCCCATTCGGGCAGGTCCGGGATCTCCACGCGGAAACCGCCGCCGACCTCCTCGGCTTCCTCCCCCAAACCGGCAAACAGATCAAACTGCCCGGCTGCCTCGTTGCGCTTAATGCCAATGATGGATTCGACGGCCTCTTCATGCTTCAGCTCCAAGGAACGCCTAGTGGCGCCCAAAGAGTCGAAGGCGCCACCCTTGATCAGAGACTCGATGGTGCGCTTGTTGCAAACGGTCTGAGGAACCTTCTTTAGGAAATCGTTGAAGGACTCAAACCTACCTTGCTCGGTGCGTGCCTGCTCAATGCCCTCTACCACCGGCAAACCAACGTTCCTCACAGAAGCCAGTCCGAAGCGGATCTTCTCTCCTACAGGGGTGAAGTTAGCCGAAGACTCGTTCACGTCAGGGACCAGCACCTCAATGCCGAGGTGGCGACATTCACCCAAATAGATCGGCAGCTTATCCTTATTCGCGCCAGCCGAGGTTAGCAAAGCCGCCATATATTCAACTGGATAGTTCGCCTTCAAGTAGGCCGTCCAATACGACACCAAACCGTAGGCAGCCGAGTGCGACTTGTTGAACGCGTACGACGCAAAGGGAACCAGGATTTCCCACAACGTAGTAATCGAGTCATCTGAATAGCCATTGTTCAGCATGCCTGCCCGGAAGCCCTCAAACTGCTGGGCTAGCACGTCAGCTTTCTTCTTACCCATTGCCTTACGCAAAATATCTGCCTGCCCCAGAGTGAAGCCCGCCAGCTTCTGGGCGATCTTCATAACCTGCTCCTGGTACACGATCAGGCCATGGGTCTCAGACAGGATGTCCTCTAGAGGCTCAGCCAATTCAGGGTGAATTGGCTCAATCCGCTGCTGCCCATTCTTGCGCAGGGCATAGTTAGTATGCGAGCCCGCCCCCATTGGGCCCGGGCGGTAAAGCGCACCCACTGCCGAGATGTCAGCGAAAGAGGTTGGCTTCATCAGACGGAGCAGATTACGCATGCCGCCGCCATCAAGCTGGAATACGCCTAAGGTTTCGCCACGTCCCAACAGTGCGTACGTTGCTGGGTCCTCCAGCGAAACGTTTTCGAGGTCGAGCTCTTCCTTGCCGTTCAGCTTTATGTTCTCGAGACAGTCAGAGATGATGGTAAGGTTCTTGAGTCCCAAGAAGTCCATCTTCAGCAATCCCAGATGCTCGCAAGTCGGATAATCAAATTGGGTAATGATCGCCCCGTCAGCTAAGCGTTTCATCATGGGAATGATGTCGGTGAGCGTATGCGAAGACATGATCACTGCACAGGCGTGCACACCCCACTGGCGGGTCAGCCCCTCAATGCCGAGTGCCATATCCACAACTTCCTGATAACCCCAGTATTCTGCTCCCCCGGGCTTATCGGCAGCCACCATGTCGCGGAAAGACTTAGCTTCGCCATACCGCTTATCGGCCGGATCAAAAATGCCGTGCACCGAAATGTCCTTGCCCATGATCGTGGGCGGCAATTCCTTAGTGAGCTTTTCCCCTACCACGAAAGGTTTGCCAAGGATACGGGCAGAGTCCTTTAGTGCCTGCTTCGTTTTGATCGTGCCATAGGTGATCACCTGGGACACTTTGTCTTTGCCATATTTATCTTCTACGTATTTGATAACTTCGCCGCGCCTCTTATCGTCGAAGTCGACGTCAATATCAGGCATAGAGACGCGCTCAGGGTTCAAGAAACGTTCGAACATCAGCCCGTGTTCTAGCGGATTGAGCTCCGTGATGCCCATACAGTAGGCGACGATGGAGCCTGCGCCAGAACCACGTCCGGGTCCGACTCGAATACCGTGGTCTTTAGCCCAGTTGATGTAGTCGGCAACAACCAGGAAGTAGCCCGGAAATCCCATGGAGGTAATGACCGAGATCTCGTAGTCGATCTGCTTCTGCTCGGCTTCAGGCACTCCGCCTGGGAAGCGCTTATCTGCCCCTCGGGCGACCTCCTTTACGAACCAGGATTCCAAGGTTTCGCCCTCGGGCACGGGGAACGTCGGCATGAAGTTAGCACCTTCATCGACCGTCTTGAAGTGCACGTCGCACATCTCGGCAATAAGTAAAGTATTGTCGCACGCTTCCGGCAGTTCCCTAAAGATCTCCCGCATCTCCGAAGCAGGTCTCAGATAGTAGTCAGAGCCATCAAATTTGAAACGACCCGGATCGTCTAGCCGCTTACCCGAGTTGATGCACAGCAGCGCGTCCTGATAGTCGCGGTCTTCCTTACGAACGTAGTGGGAGTCGTTGGTCGCCACCAAGGGAGCATCGATAGTCTTAGCGAGCTCGAGCAGCTCCTTCTTTACGCGCCTTTCAATATCCAGGCCGTGGTCCATCAGCTCAACGAAATAGTTCTCTTTACCGAAAATATCCTGGTATTCGCCAGCGGCACGCACGGCCTCCTCCCACTGCCCGAGTCGCAACCTAGTCTGCACTTCCGAGGACGGGCAGCCAGTAAAGCCGATCAGGCCAGAGGAATACTTTTCTATCAGTTCGCGGTCGATGCGAGGCCATTTCGCCATCTGCCCCTCAATGGAGCCCATTGAGGCCATGCGGAACAGGTTGTGCATGCCCTCCGTTGTCCGCGACAGCAAAGTCATGTGGGTGTAGGCGCCGCGTGCAGACACATCATCGCCGGCTGCCTGTTGTTCCCTAGTGCCCCACTGCACCCTGGTGTTGTCAAAGCGGGAAGTACCGGGGGTCAGATATGCCTCTAGTCCGACGATCGGTTTGATCCCCGCCTTCTGACATTCGTTGTAAAGTTCGTAGGCCCCGAACAGGTAGCCGTGATCAGTGATGGCTACTGCAGGTTGGTCCAGTCTCTTGGCTTCGGCAACCAGTTTCGAAATCTTGGCCGCGCCATCGAGCATCGAATAATCGGTGTGGACATGAAGGTGCACAAAGTTATCGGTAGCCATGCCTGCCATTGTACCGACTTCGCGGCTACCGTATTACCCAGGTAGGCATTGCGGGCCCAGTTTCACAACCTCATCTGTTCGAGGGCGTTTTCCAGATCTTCCGGGTATGGGGCGTCAACAGTGAGCGTTCTGCCGGTAATCGGATGGGCAAAACTGAGCTGGACCGCATGCAGCCATTGGCGAACAAGCCCAAGTCTTTCAGCCTCAGTTGGATTTCCCCCATAGGTGGGATCCCCCACGATCGGGTGTCCGATGGCTTGCATGTGCACACGAATCTGGTGGGTTCGCCCCGTTTCCAAATGTACGCGCAACAGACTGGCTCCCGGCATGGCCTCGATGGTGTCGTAGTGGGTAACCGCCATCTTGCCGCCCTCGACAACGCCCATCTTGAACTCTCGACCGGGGTGACGGCCGATAGGCGCTTCGACAGTACCCGAGGACGGGTCTGGGTGCCCAGACACTAAGGCGTGGTAGATCTTCTTTACCTTGCGGTACCGAAAGGCATTTTTCATGACCGTGTATGCCCGTTCAGATTTAGTCACTACCATCGCCCCAGAAGTGCCCACATCCAGGCGGTGCACGATCCCTTGTCGCTCCACCGGTCCGGAAGTTGCAACCCTGCGCCCAGAGGCGATGAGAGCGCCAATTACCGTTGGCCCCTCCCAGCCGGGACCAGTATGAGCGGCTACGCCAACCGGCTTATTTACCACCACAATATCCGGATCCTCGAAAAGGATCTCCATGCCAAAAGGAGTGGGCTTAATTCCCGGTTTCTCAGGTTCCGGGAGCGTTATGTCAAGGAAATCACCGGCTTGCAACCGTTCTGATTTGCGCAGCGCGTGCCCGGCACACAGCACGTCACCAGCGTCAATGACCTTCTGGGCGGCAGCTCTGGACATTCCCAGCATTCTGGTGAGGGCGAAGTCTACGCGCTCCCCATCCATGCCTTCAGGAACCGGCAACCTCCGAGAGATCATTTGCTTTCCTCTTTTCCCCTCAAACCAAGTAAAGCTAGCCACAGCACGGAAAGAACGATGGCTATGTCAGCGACATTACCGACAAAGAAGTCTGCGTAGTTGATAAAGTCAACGACCTGCCCCTGCCCGTGGTAGGGCTGGCGAAAGAGGCGATCTACAAGATTACCTGCGGCTCCCGCCTCAAGCATCCCTAATGCAAGCGTCAACTGCAGTGAGTCAACTTTACGGGTAAAAAG
The genomic region above belongs to Winkia neuii and contains:
- a CDS encoding RNA-binding S4 domain-containing protein, with product MDTIEVKGSIRLGQFLKLAGVVEDGATARLAIQSGDVEVNGTTETRRGSHLSDGDIVTVHYPDGETGDIAVKVIA
- a CDS encoding RluA family pseudouridine synthase — protein: MISRRLPVPEGMDGERVDFALTRMLGMSRAAAQKVIDAGDVLCAGHALRKSERLQAGDFLDITLPEPEKPGIKPTPFGMEILFEDPDIVVVNKPVGVAAHTGPGWEGPTVIGALIASGRRVATSGPVERQGIVHRLDVGTSGAMVVTKSERAYTVMKNAFRYRKVKKIYHALVSGHPDPSSGTVEAPIGRHPGREFKMGVVEGGKMAVTHYDTIEAMPGASLLRVHLETGRTHQIRVHMQAIGHPIVGDPTYGGNPTEAERLGLVRQWLHAVQLSFAHPITGRTLTVDAPYPEDLENALEQMRL
- the dnaE gene encoding DNA polymerase III subunit alpha, producing MAGMATDNFVHLHVHTDYSMLDGAAKISKLVAEAKRLDQPAVAITDHGYLFGAYELYNECQKAGIKPIVGLEAYLTPGTSRFDNTRVQWGTREQQAAGDDVSARGAYTHMTLLSRTTEGMHNLFRMASMGSIEGQMAKWPRIDRELIEKYSSGLIGFTGCPSSEVQTRLRLGQWEEAVRAAGEYQDIFGKENYFVELMDHGLDIERRVKKELLELAKTIDAPLVATNDSHYVRKEDRDYQDALLCINSGKRLDDPGRFKFDGSDYYLRPASEMREIFRELPEACDNTLLIAEMCDVHFKTVDEGANFMPTFPVPEGETLESWFVKEVARGADKRFPGGVPEAEQKQIDYEISVITSMGFPGYFLVVADYINWAKDHGIRVGPGRGSGAGSIVAYCMGITELNPLEHGLMFERFLNPERVSMPDIDVDFDDKRRGEVIKYVEDKYGKDKVSQVITYGTIKTKQALKDSARILGKPFVVGEKLTKELPPTIMGKDISVHGIFDPADKRYGEAKSFRDMVAADKPGGAEYWGYQEVVDMALGIEGLTRQWGVHACAVIMSSHTLTDIIPMMKRLADGAIITQFDYPTCEHLGLLKMDFLGLKNLTIISDCLENIKLNGKEELDLENVSLEDPATYALLGRGETLGVFQLDGGGMRNLLRLMKPTSFADISAVGALYRPGPMGAGSHTNYALRKNGQQRIEPIHPELAEPLEDILSETHGLIVYQEQVMKIAQKLAGFTLGQADILRKAMGKKKADVLAQQFEGFRAGMLNNGYSDDSITTLWEILVPFASYAFNKSHSAAYGLVSYWTAYLKANYPVEYMAALLTSAGANKDKLPIYLGECRHLGIEVLVPDVNESSANFTPVGEKIRFGLASVRNVGLPVVEGIEQARTEQGRFESFNDFLKKVPQTVCNKRTIESLIKGGAFDSLGATRRSLELKHEEAVESIIGIKRNEAAGQFDLFAGLGEEAEEVGGGFRVEIPDLPEWDRKEKLGFEREMLGLYVSDHPLAGQEMGLSQNSDASISDIKEDESRPDRSRVTIAGLITNVQRRTTKTGNLWAIVTIEDLSGSIESQFFPSTYQTVSERLQPDQIVSVTGRLSRREGGVELNAESMKILELTRTGDEPVTLAMHMNNCTRPLLESLKQIFQAHPGPAPVNLRLSGAGRTVVAECDASLKVKPEASLFAELKELLGPNCLAE
- the lipA gene encoding lipoyl synthase, with product MSTVPDPEGRKLLRIEVKNSQTPIEKKPAWIKTKAVSGKRYMEMRQRVRDAGSHTVCAEAGCPNIFECWEDREATFLIGGALCTRRCDFCDIATGKPTEYDKDEPRRVASEIAALQLNYATVTGVSRDDLEDGASWLYAETCRQIHQQSPSTGVELLVDDFRGKDAALDEVFSSKPEVFGHNLETVPRIFRKIRPAFRYERSLEVLRKAHDAGLITKSNFILGMGETTAEIVEAMKDMRSAEVDLLTITQYLRPSPLHHPIDRWVKPKEFVELSKIAYDLGFKGVMSGPMVRSSYRAGRLWAKAMRANGSPLTPEQERLYFEGTTRQEASTLLADNPALANA
- the lipB gene encoding lipoyl(octanoyl) transferase LipB is translated as MRIVNLLDRGPIDYLEGDRTQRQIHAEVAAGRSEDTLILQEFKPTWTAGRRTKPQDIPDTTIPVIEMDRGGSVTWHGPGQLVCYPVVKLAEPIDVVKFVRNIETGVRRCIEDNWHIKTDIVKGRSGVWILRPGMQDRKICAIGVKTALGTTMHGLALNSYPDIESGFGKIIPCGLADAGVTSLEVEGAHVSLPDVAKALVPALEEALQENRQAGN
- a CDS encoding class I adenylate-forming enzyme family protein; the encoded protein is MSFSNVDFSPVSHLKRAVFREPDKVNLVFPGGQLTAEESLEVVSRLANFLDGEGVHAGDVVSLVCANHPLHLLTYAACAWLGAIVNPINVRLSGAEVTDLLRRARPKLVFTDRADCDSWEAKVVPIRQDWLHWLGGFSPITAQPVECTEDTPAAIIFTSGTTGEPKGPVLTHANLWWGWRNLREGFGYDRRDTLAVAVPLSHIGGFNGLSTDLFCSGGTVVIVPAFRPAELVQTLKKWHVNTMFAVPTMFKALCSQPDFTAKDLPDFRIPLVGGSPLDRDLALQMISVGLTPIHVWGMTEAAATCTCLPQRLLADHPIAAGRAFPYTRVEVCDDSGEPVTEPGVDGELTISGPNVVSRWLRQGQIVLEEAPLATGDVGHWDEEGLLTIVGRSKEIVISGGENIHPAEVDRALAGIAGLKDWCTVGAADPKWGETIAVVAVPGQNPPSLEQVRNWAEKYIARFKLPRKLVLVDQIPLGPTGKHDRRAAAKLV
- the lspA gene encoding signal peptidase II; this translates as MKKWCVWAGTALAWFVADLATKQWALASLSPGEKKPVLGNLLSIQLVFNPGAAFSFLASHTWVFTIVAGVACIVVALFTRKVDSLQLTLALGMLEAGAAGNLVDRLFRQPYHGQGQVVDFINYADFFVGNVADIAIVLSVLWLALLGLRGKEESK
- a CDS encoding Fur family transcriptional regulator, which translates into the protein MSSHSGLLRRAGLRVTGTRLAVLRALAKSPHANADQVREIVEDELGSVSGQTVYDTLNVLTQRGILNRVEPAGVRARYEIDLGDNHHHMVCRVCDKMVDIPCATGHAPCLQAKDDMGFKVEKAEVIYWGVCPQCQARQ
- a CDS encoding dicarboxylate/amino acid:cation symporter, which translates into the protein MAHIKMPKVFRTLLFWVVVAIAAGIGLGLFVPNWFVVPFATFNAVFGQYLGFVVPLIIVGLVAPALADLGASAGKWLLITTLIAYGSTLFAGFATYFVTKALYPSLLAGQKMVKLGAPGGAVSSLLGDDFTIPPVFDVFTALVLAFLLGIGVASVDSRIMREGMREFRNIMLATIKKTIVPLLPLHIFGIFMNLTKSGEIASVIVAMVKIVIVSILLTFVMLILQYLLAGVIARTNPLVALGRMMPAYLTALGTASSAATIPVTLRCSEKNGVSTEVASFTVPLCATIHLAGSTVKIVAFSMAVLYMSGVSVSFGTYAGFIAMLGITMIAAPGVPGGAITAAQGVLQGMLAFTDPMYGLMVALYVAIDSFGTACNVTGDGAIAMIINKMATGSLGAERYRSRAVAQELASAND